In the genome of Daucus carota subsp. sativus chromosome 9, DH1 v3.0, whole genome shotgun sequence, the window ATCTGGATCATCACGTGTGTTATAGTCACTATGTCCTATTTTAGCTTGATTCTCATGAACCACCGAGTCTCGTCTCCATTGGCGCGAAGAACTTTTCTTTAGTCCACTCCACTTATAGGTAATTAACTCGATCAGGAgttctcatttatataaatcaCGCTTATCTCTTCATGATGATATTTTAATACACAAAGCCTTATTGTAATATTGTAAATGAACGTTTTGGCAAATTGAGTATATATTGATAACTATCTTTGTATCAATCAATTACAAGACTAACCATTGTCAACAAAAAAAATGGAACAATCTTTGACAATTCAAGTTTATTTCATataccaattgaaatttcaaatatatttgttGAAGTCAAGACACCCTGTTACTCCAATATATACCAACatgtgttattaaaatattcacgAAGTCAATTGTCTCAAcccaattttttgaaataaaaatggtCTATTAAATGCTAACTAACCTGCATCCCGGCCACATAAAAAATATGGtaaattataatctttttgCAATTCAAACTAGCAAGGTCAATCACATAATTTTCATATATGCTACTATCGAACAATTAATTAGtctaaataatattatgtgGTGCTATtagaaataaatgattttcattaACCATCTcaggaaaaataaaattcaccATATGTCCAAGTATGTAGTATAAATGgaagatgaaaaatattttgattaatagcTAAAACTAGATTAACATTTTtcagataaaaataataaatatgataaataattgttGTAATTAGAAAATGGGAGGTTACATATATAGTAACCGGCTCATTAATCTAGCATCCATGTTAGATTCCCCATATTTTAGCAAAGTAAGTGTgggacattttttaaaaaaaaataaactttttaatgATATCATTGTGGATGAAAATATTTGTTCTCGAAATTGATAACATTTTTATATGGAAACTAAAATATGGGATTGTGAAAATTAGACTTCTTCAAGAATCGATAACATTGTTACaaactaaaacatataattacataataataaatatttaaattcaatttaacataattatattttatattataagtaaaaatatttatacacaaGAGGTCATGAAAAGGCCCTTATGTGGTCAACAAATAATTCTACTAATAATTGGGCTAAACTGAAATAAAACACTATGGGCCTgtacaaaataaacaaatttagaGAACAAATATACAAGACAACTACTTAAAATGCTAAATTGATTTACAAGTTATTCTCATAACCCTCTGTGCAATATCTTGAAAAATAGTACTCTACATTTGGAAACCACTGGTAAGGGAATATGATATTCCGTAGCAATCTGAAATacaaatacataataaaatgataattagtatataattttacatagcTAAGTGAAGAATATATACTAATTAGATATGTTATACCAGTAGCTCCAATTGTCTTCTCCCACACCCAGAATATCTGAGTGTAAGAGCTCTGTACCatgaaacatgaaaaaaaaaagaacttagatgattattatttagataatgcatagatacaattttattatgattatatatgtgtgtgtgtgtgtgattctACTATATACAAGcaattcaaaactaattttaatttattattaaaatttatatattaataagcaTGTCATTAAAATTGGAATCCATACCTGATATTTGATTGGAGCATATTCTTCATTGTTTTGGTAATGAAAGTTTATAGTTACCTGAGGAAAAAAAATcagtttataattttgtttaacatatttgataaatattataaataaagctatattttatgaattatttaaaaatagtaataatatttgttaatcACCCACACTTCATCAAAAatagatttaattaaaatttataaattatatattattattacaatatataaaatgtatatagaatatatattatataaatatatgttatatattgtttgTAATATTCGGTCTGGATTGAAATATTTTTACACCATGAACCGAGTCTGctgagtacaagttttgcaagATCTAGCTAACAGGTGAATGGGTCGGATTTTGGATCACCAAACAAACCAAATCCACGGATTGTAGTTATATATCAGTTTAAAATTTACAAGTTTATATAACCCTTAAACCATGGAAAAATTGTAGCTAACTTccataaacaaatatttttaagaaggtTATCTTCATGTgcagtttaaaatttttaaatttatatgtatcCCCTAAATTATGGAAAAATGTAACTAACTTTCATAAACAGATATTTCAAAAAGGTTATTTACCGATATCCACCCTgtttaatttcttttgtatattttatgaCCCTATTAAATACATTCGTAGATCTTCTATTTACGATGTTTCCAAATACCCTGTACTACAAATAAAGGACTCCCATGTTGCAGAAAGGGAGGAGGACACTGTTTACTATGCTGGATTTCTAAGCAAGTTTCTAAGAAATATCTATGTAAATTTCGCATCCATTCTATATTGTTGTTGCTTTCAATATTTGTTATCCTATCAGGTTCCTCATTTATGTTTGGAAGAGCTCTGACATCCGTGCTTTGGGGAATTTTGGCCGATCGTTATGGTCGAAAGCCTGTGATTATACTTGGCACAATTCAGTGTTAGTTTTGTGATCCCGAGTTTTCAAAGATATTCATTGATATTGTAGGTATGTGTTAATAATCTTTGCCTCCATATCTTTTGGTGATCACAGGGTTATTTTTAACACTCTTTTGGTGTTAGTACAAGCTTCTGGATGGCAGTTTCTATAAGGTTTCTTTTATGAAATTTGTGTGGAGCACTTGGCCCAATGAGGGAATGTTGATATTCATCTAATTTCAATGCACTGCTACAGTACATGATACTTGGCTTTAAATTCAATCCGGCAGGTAGGTTTTACTTGATTCAGATTAAAAGTGTGATACATTGACAGGCAGTTACGTTCAGAATCTGTATATCAGTGTCATCAAGCATTAGAGACACTTGGAAATACGACAACTCTATTGACAAAATAGTGCAACTCTATTGATGACATATCTAAAGCTGTACGAAGTTTGTTGTCATACCATCCGATTGATTCTTAACATGTTAGTTTCAGTTGGTTTGAGAGAAGGAGCATGACCCGGGTGATGAAAAAAgttataatgatataatttgtAAGTTACAGACAATGATATAATTTGTAAGTTACAGACTCAGGGAAAGGAATTGATAATCTTGCACTGTGGAATGAGAACCTTGACTCTTCGATCACCAATGCTGGCTTGCACACCATTTTCTCCGaatatggaactatactttttTGCAAGGTGGCTGAGGAATATGGCAAGAGTAAGGGCTTTGGATTTGTGCAATTTGATTCTGAGGATGCCGCTTTGTCTACTATAGCTGCTTTTCATCAAACATTTGTTGAGGGAAAGCAATTGTATTTCTGCAGAGTTAGCCATCACCTTCTCTTTCTGTatttctgcagagattcttatGTAGTTTTGCGATGTTTTAATTTGTAACTTTAGGGTCATTTGCATTATGTTAATTTCCCCTGCTTCAATTTTAGTTAGTTGTTTATGGTTTCATCACATGTTTCGGACTTCCCTACAATGTGCGGCTTATAAAATGTGCACGTCCCATACAGTTCCTCTCCTATACGTTGGAGGTCTTGCTACTTAAATGCTTTTTCATTGTCCAAACAAGATCAAATAAGCTGTATGTGGGAAGGCTCAAAGGAAAGCTGAAAGGAAAGATCACTTGgtatatactaataaaaatttgctTAACTACCACACTCAAAAACAGAAGGCCTCAAATCTATTTGTGAAGAATCTCAATATATCCATCGTTGACAGAAAATTAGAACAAATCTTTGGTACTTATGGAAAGGTCACTTCAGCAAGAGTGATGCGTCTGCTTTGgtaatttttaattacattaatCTTTTGTAAATCTTACAGATTCTATATTCTATTTAGGAGTAACGGTCTTCCTTcaattttttgtaaatataaactTATTTTTCCTGTCTTATTTTTactaacatatttttaatataaaatacataatcatattcattataattatataaaaattatataatccaAATATAACATACTTACAAAACTACAATTTAGTTTTCACTTAAACCGTCACTACTTTTGAGGAGTAATATTATTTACTCAACTAtaacaaaaatttgaaaaaaaggtTGCAAAGACAGCTTATTCTTAATATCTAACCGTCAAGCCTATATTGAAAAAATGGTTACAAAGGCAGATTATCAAAATTTAGattagaataattttaatataatattaacaactttttgtgaataaatgataaatattgAAAGATGTCACATACGTACGAACGATTTTATTGATCATTATTAGGTATTGATATGtatgatgaatttttttttaaaagaaaaaaaattatacgcCCGCTCGCAGAGCGCGGGCAAGAAAGGCTATTacataataaaatgataattagtatataattttacatagcTAAGTGAAGAATATATACTAATTAGATATGTTATACCAGTAGCTCCAATTGTCTTCTCCCACACCCAGAATATCTGAGTGTAAGAGCTCTGTACCatgaaacatgaaaaaaaaaagaacttagatgattattatttagataatgcatagatacaattttattatgattatatatgtgtgtgtgtgtgattctACTATATACAAGcaattcaaaactaattttaatttattattaaaatttatatattaataagcaTGTCATTAAAATTGGAATCCATACCTGATATTTGATTGGAGCATATTCTTCATTGTTTTGGTAATGAAAGTTTATAGTTACCTGAGGAAAAAAAATcagtttataattttgtttaacatatttgataaatattataaataaagctatattttatgaattatttaaaaatagtaataatatttgttaatcACCCACACTTCATCAAAAatagatttaattaaaatttataaattatatattattattacaatatataaaatgtatatagaatatatattatataaatatatgttatatattgtttgTAATATTCGGTCTggattgaaatatttttaaggACAACACAAATTTTATTTCGGTCcagaccgaatagaccgaatttCTAAAAAATTAGGATCGAACCGAATTTACACGATTCCTTTCAGTTAAACAATAAGTAGTTTTCATGAGACATTTTAGTCCATATCAATTGCCTATCCAACTCAATGTCTAATTAGTTATATGTATTGAACAcatagtttatttatatattttcaaataaaatagtgatgtattttcaattattttcaacctgaataagttatataactaataactaatatatataaaaaattaaaaaaaaaattttgtaagTGACGTAAGCTTGTCCAAACCCTGCCCGATCTATATATTCCCCCCTGTATCATATTCTTCATTGTTTTGGTAATAAAAGTTTATAGTTACCTGAGGAAAAAAAATcagtttataattttgtttaacatATTTGATAAGTAACTGTAATGACGataaaaaagttttaaatatcaaaaatttgagCGGAGTTACACAGGAAGAGTAACAACTACATAATTTTAGATTCATAATTATAGGCTCATCgataatatcaatatgataTCATCACATCATGTCAAAATAATTGcaactatatatttatattttcactaaTATCCGATTTAAGCTAAGAGGCACAATTGACTActgtttttatttatcaagaagaaaatgaaaaaacattttataagGGGTTTTTTATGAGTTGTTATAAAAATAGATAAGCATTATTTCTTTACTAATATGAATGTCCATATACATATAGATACACACACAAATCTATCAAATGGATAATACaatcatacatatacatatatgtaaacaCATACCATAAACTTTTGAAGAGCAAATGGATGGAGAAAGAATAACTAATAATACACACGTATATATCAAATGGATAATACACTCATTCCAATAAGGATTAATGGATGGAGAAAGAATAACAAATAATCCACACATTTGAatgtttttgatgtttttgatggtGGTGTTAAAACCGAAAACAATAATGAGAGAAAAGTTTATATAACTTAATTTagagttataatattatatccAATCACCTATAAAATGGAGTGTTTATACAGATACATAGGAAATTTCTGGAACACACCTGAAGGTGCTAGGAGGTGGATAAATGACACAGAGCCCAACTACATAATGCCCAAGTCAAACTAGGTGCAAATTTTTTAGGTCCATTACATATCCCATATGATTTAGGCCATTATATGCTTTTTTTAGGTTAGTTGGTGTgggaaaattaatattattaaaactaattattatattatacttgtgTTAGAAAATAAGTGAATCATAAGTAGTTaattttatagtattaatttgttCAAATGGATTCACATTTATAGTATACTTAGTGTCATATATATGGATGAGTTTATAAATTCAcaagtaatttataaaattcaatactaaataatatttttacaatatatatgtttatacactttaaatatttatttaataattcattgaaaaagaagaaatcttaattttgcatacaaatatttttagacaaatttttgtttttaaatattaaatttctatGAATAACCGACTATATAAAATTCGTCGAATAACCGATTttgataaatacatatatattcacatCATCAACTTTTTATTTCCAATAATCTCTCCTTGTTTAAGATTTGATAACGTAATCATAAATCTGAGTTGATGATGTCCAAACtcataatatacaaacataatTGCAATTTGTACATATGTACTcggttaaaaaaaagaaaatagatattaaaaaatttgtgcGCTAAGTATTCCTGAAAACTCACCCATCGAAGTCCGAAAACATATCAATATAGCATGCAAGTCAGCTATCTGTACAATGAGCAAATACTGAGAACACACAAGCCACTTTTGCTTTTTCCGCAAGCAGCTAGCTCACAGAATGGGAAATTACAAACCCCTTAGAAATCATGTAACTATACATCATTTCTTCCATTGAAtggaaataattatattttgttgagATGGAACTTATCAGGCCTAATGTTAAAGAAAAATTGAAGCCCTCAGCaagatgaataaaaattattgtttttcagtaaaaattaaatattactatgTTAGATCTATATTCCTATTTGTTTACCcaaaatttagaattataacattaaatttaaatacctCAACTTTTTTAGAACAAGTCTGAGTCAAGTAGCAGTGATTCGAAGCACTTTTTTTTACACTATTTGGGAAACACAAGGACTAAATCGTATGGATATGTAAAATACAGGATTTTCAATCCTAGCAGGAAAAGGAGGGAAACGGATACTCAATTTAAAGTGAGTGAACAAAATTCCATACTCGATTTCATAGATACATATAGAATTCTGCACAAAGCCGTATTCGATGAAAGTGGTATGTACGGTGCTTGGAGGGAGATCTTTCATATCTTTGGAGATCCACCCTACAATATAGAGTAAAAAAGCCaaaataagtgattttagcccttataaaaaaataaaacggatTCTTGAACCCCCTTCACGCTCATGTCACGTTGAGATACTGCAGAAGAAAAAACTGCAAAATCCGATCCAATTTATCGTAATCGATTAGTTAACATGTTGGTTAACCGTATTCTGAAACACGAAAAAAAATCATTGGCTTATCAAATTATCTATCGATCCGTGAAAAAGATTCAATAAAAGACAAAAACAAATCCACTATCTGTTTTACGTCAagcaatatacatatttatttttaaataataataatatatatccatataatattttttttcatgtggTATAACTAAtctcaaataatatatgaaatttggcATAAAAAAGTAgtagttaaattttttataaaagtactcatattcaaaataaatctGACTTTCAAATTTCTGATTTAACAGAAGTTTAGTGAAACTAAATCCGTAGTCTAAATCTATATTATTCAAGTATTTATGGAATAAAATGAGTTGTACAAGAACTTTCACACAACCACCTCAAATCAAAATATCTTTAGAACATAAGTGAAGGCTagaatgttaaaaaataaaggaaaagcAACATGATGTAAATTAAGATACACGGCATATAGTACATCACTAGTTCTGATCAAGGTAAAAGGGTAAAAACATAGAGAACAATAAGCGATATTAGTGTCATGGCTGCAAAGCTTGAAATGAGGCAAGAGAATCCGACATGCATGGAGACAAAAGGTATCATAGACAGTACAGATCTTGGGCCATTTTGCAGCTTTGTTTCCTCTGAGTCCTATGTAAGCAGCTTCTCCTCCTGCTCCTGCTGCTGCTGCTACGATCCCAACTAGTAGCTGTGCCACATATTTGttggaaaaaatattttccataaaaatactataaactccattaatttgaaatagtGATGTTGGAAACCTTACCAAATCCATCACAAAAATAGTAAACGTTAGTTTTGCTGATCTTTTTGCTCCCTTCATGAAAGAAAAAAGGGATATGATCCCTGTGATAATGCTGTATAAGCAAGCCACTGAAAGCGCTGATATCTCATACCTGCCACAGCATTGAGCAATTCTTTTGTTACTCTCTAGCAAAAACTGCTCAAAGTGGTGATATATACATGAATTTCCCATCTAcacaggggcggatctagtatTCGAACTTTAGGAGGCACTAAGtaaaacacctatatatttttaacttttgcaaatttagaatggtaaaaaaaggaaaaaaaaaattagggagGACACGTGTCCTCCTTGCCTCTTACTAGATCCGCTCCTGCATCTACACTAGCAAAATCATGTCGAAAGGAACCCTTTGAAAGAACAAGTAATATTCTGACGAACAAGAAACAGATTTGCTTGTAGATAGCTTACACCAAGGCAGGCATAGTAGTGAATTTAGCAGAAACTGACATTCCATAAGGAGGGAACGGTATTCGAAAAAACACCGTTTGCTTACTAGTGGCAAGGAGTATAACGGGAGCTAAAGCTGTTAAGAACAAAATGAACCTCAGCACGACTTCAATGACCCTCgcatatttttcttgtttataGCTGCCATGACCATTCTTTTTATGGTCTTGAGCCATTGATTGTGATTCGGGGTTAATGGAAGACATCACTTAATATTTATACCACTCTTCTTCCTTAAATAAATGTATGAAGCAGAGTAGAAAGAAGAGTTGAAGAAATCTGAAAGCTTGAGGTTTCTTAAGAATTAAGACGTTTTAAAGCACTATTTATAGAGTTGCATGAGTTGTGAATATGAGCTCTATCGTTACCTTATTGGTGGTgatgataaattaattaatgattTTCTTCAAGTGTATTGTTAAACGTTTCCAGAGCTAAATGCATCCAATTTTAAGATATAAAACAAGAACACATAATTGGAGTAAAAGCACGGTACTGCGTGCCACACTCCCGAACCACTGCTATAAacttaaattattattgtaaGAACTAGTGATACAAATGAAAAAAAAGGTTCAAAAGTATAATACCACCAATTTCTTGGAAAGAGTTACCTATTCCTCGGGAAAAAAATTCAACCATTTTATATTTGGGGTTTTTCATAAATATCTAAgtccaaaattgtttttgcaaaaatactacatcatttttaaatattatcaaactttagaaaatatttgcaaaaatactgtatgCAACCGGTTGCAAACATGCAACCATATTCGCAACCAGATGCAACCATATCCGCAGGCCAATTAACTTGCATCTTGCATaccgtatttttgtaaatatttttaaaaaggttagtatttttgtaatttttttcaaaagatagtaaaatcacaaaaaaacttaaaaaaatgtggtatttttgttaaattccctttatatttttatatatactctctgataatataaataaatcttatTCCCTCCTCATTTTTTCCctatttataatttgattacATCCGTATTTCTACTAATACTGTCTTAGCATAGGTATTAAACAATTTCTAACcattaaaaaaatgatagttCCTGAAAATGTATTTACAACTAATTGAAAAATTCTACATCTGCCAGCTTAATTGACTGATCCATATGAATGTTTTTCTTGCGTCTCCTCAATAATGGTTCAGTTATGAAATTATGTCTATGAATAATATTGTAGATCAAGTCTTGAAAGTCAATTTTTGCTAACTAAATAATTCATCTTATGTCAAAATGGTTGGCTCTTATATGTTGGTAACTAATTATTTGAGATCTCATCATTTGGCACACGTGAAATGCATACCTTTCGAGTATTCATTGTTAATATGTTATTCAACtgataaatatcataaaagtcaactaattaattttaattaagttaataaagtaCTTTAATACTATTGTTTTAGCCTAGTTGTAAAATGAGTGAAGGTAAGAAACGAGAAACCGAATGAAAATGTCTGGAATCCATATACAAATCAGatgcataaaaaaattataaaatatttttgtcacGAAAACAATAGTcttataattaatatcatagtTGTCGATCAAATTTTTTAGAGATATTTCAAGATAGTGAACGGCATCTTATTCACTTATCACTAAGTTGTTAAGggtatgtttaaaaaaatttctttcataaattaaaatcttttcatatttatttattttcaaaattaatctaAAACTGATTTCTAAAATTAGGTGCCAAAAATTAAACGAGATAGAGTACAAAATTATTACTCAGCTACAATTtgcatgggaatatttatgatctGTATAGTACATTGATCATACTTATAAATCAAGTCTCACATGAGTAAAAGTTCCTATTTAATAAACTCATCCATGTATATGTCACATGTATATTAAGATTATAGATatgaataaatttgaacaaattaataatttaaaaattaactaCTTTTAATTAATTGACTTTTCAAGATAAGTactaacataataatttttttataataatattatttttcacacGCTAACTAAACTAAAAGAAGTAAATAAAGAGCCTAAACTCTATCTGGTATGTAATGGACTTAAAACTTTTGGGCCTAGTTTAACTTGTAGTAGACCTAAAATTTTTGGGCCTAGTTTGACTTGTGCATTATGTAGTTGGGTTGTCTGGGCACTCCATCATATATCCACCTCCTAGCACCTTCGGGCGTGTTCGAGAAACTTCTTATGCATCTATATAAACACTTCATTTTAATCTATATAAACACTTCATTTTATTGGTGATAGATATAACATTGTAAACactaaattatgttataaaaacTTTTCTATCATTATTGTTTTCATTATAACACCACTATCAAGAAACATTCTAAGGTGTGGATTATTAGTTATTTCTCCACACATTGATCCTTGAAATGTATCAATCTAATAGATGCCTATGTATTATTTGTTATTCTTTCTCCATCCGTCTATTCTTCAATTATGACCTGATATTTTTCCAACTATAATGCTTCATTACAATCTtcctaaacaatgaagaatatgctccaatcaaatattatatgatgATCACCATATTCCAGGACCGATGGAATAGTAATCCTGTCCAACCTGTCCCTTCATTATAACAAGAAGCTACAGTCCTATACCTTTTTCGAACTGAAGTTGAATTATCAAGATCATTTCGCTTCTGCTTTTGGCTCAgctgaatatatattttctggCTTCTTTGCCTGCTGGTCATCATACAATGTTTTCAGATTCTTGACCTTTTCCACTGGTTTTATGGAatctggaccatggatctgaactAGTTGGTCGGAACTGCTGTCAGAATCTCCTCAATCCACCCATCCTCCTCTTCCTTCTCTCCTTCATCATTTTCAGTGTGAAGCTCGAGAAGTTCTGGCTCAGAACCAACTTTATCCAAGACATTCATAACAGAGACAAAATAATGGTTTCCTTTCACTAATCCTCTTGAAAACTTTTCAACACCAGGAGTAAGAAAGACCAGGGTATCCTTTGCACCTGGAACACAAGCTTGTTTCTTTGGCTGTTCTGAGTGCCATCCGCTTGCCAACAAACGTGGCCAGACTGCTACTATactttgtatttgtatattaaattcaatatcaaatattaatgtcCCTgggattttttcatttttctaaatataatttttttcaatttttttatacactttaaaaagcttaaataaaaaacaacaaGTAATCCCCGATTTAATTCACATGATTATACCAACTTCTACATTCAACTCCTATATACATATTATGGGTAACAGTAAATAGGTTTGTGAGTAGCTTTtatctttaaaaagaaaaaggaaaatatatttaattttagttatgttactaaaatactttattttatttttttagttatatgATCTAAATTATTCTCCTAATGTTATGTtgatatcataatatttttcatttcgtGATAGCTGCCTGCAAtttatattagtatatatacttgtttaattaaaaattagcagaaaataatattatattcataaatatataactttaagGAAAATGTTTTAGCCTAGTTGTAAATCCGTGGAGGTAGGAAATGAGAAACGAAATGAAAATGTCTGAAGTCCATAAACagatcataaaaaattataaaatatttgtcatTAGTCTTAAAAAATTTTAGAGGTATTTCAAGGTAGTTTACGGCACCCTATTCACTGAGTTGTttcactcattatttttaaaaaaatttcttttataaatatttttttttcatatttatttattttaaaatttaatctgAAAACGACTTTTAAACTAGGAAATTAAATGAGATAGAGTACAAAATTACTCAACAACAACTTGCATgtgaatattaataatagtatAATACATTAATCATACTTATAAATGAAGTAATATCATTTCTCTCCTGAGTAAAAGTTTCTTTTTAATAAACTCATTC includes:
- the LOC108201620 gene encoding CASP-like protein 1D1, which produces MSSINPESQSMAQDHKKNGHGSYKQEKYARVIEVVLRFILFLTALAPVILLATSKQTVFFRIPFPPYGMSVSAKFTTMPALVYEISALSVACLYSIITGIISLFSFMKGAKRSAKLTFTIFVMDLLLVGIVAAAAGAGGEAAYIGLRGNKAAKWPKIWWISKDMKDLPPSTVHTTFIEYGFVQNSICIYEIEYGILFTHFKLSIRFPPFPARIENPVFYISIRFSPCVSQIV